One window from the genome of Rutidosis leptorrhynchoides isolate AG116_Rl617_1_P2 unplaced genomic scaffold, CSIRO_AGI_Rlap_v1 contig276, whole genome shotgun sequence encodes:
- the LOC139882494 gene encoding probable folate-biopterin transporter 2 → METTTTVLHCKILRREGVANIAESSEPHRLLLHHIPKEHSPTKTFVNAIFMNPHTKNVISPDAKSQMNEFKRKICINHYSNHQNPINLDSKFREAYDTLTPYLNDVVVPVDSTLRDIFLSYLYGEVNQKFLDAGKSMCTTLKCPEVWRPCLFMYLSLVVSLNIHEGLFYWYTDSKDGPFFSKEAVGYIFSIGSVGALLGAILYQNILKEYPFRNLLFWTQLLYALSGMLDFMLVLRMNLKIGIPDYFFVVIDESVSQMIDRLKWMPLLVLSTKLCPRGIEGTFFALLMSIDNIGGFSSSCLVHLLEV, encoded by the exons ATGGAGACAACAACAACAGTGTTGCATTGCAAGATCCTCCGCCGCGAAGGCGTTGCCAATATTGCAGAATCTTCTGAACCCCATAGGCTACTACTTCATCACATCCCAAAGGAGCATAGTCCCACAAAAACTTTCGTTAATGCAATATTCATGAATCCGCATACCAAAAATGTAATCTCACCAGACGCTAAGTCGCAAATG AATGAATTCAAAAGAAAGATTTGCATAAATCATTATAGCAACCACCAAAATCCCATCAATTTGGACA GCAAGTTTAGAGAAGCGTATGATACTCTGACCCCTTATCTGAATGATGTAGTTGTTCCAGTCGATTCTACTTTGCG AGATATTTTCTTGAGTTACCTTTACGGAGAGGTAAACCAGAAGTTTCTTGATGCTGGAAAGTCTATGTGTACAACCCTGAAGTGCCCAGAAGTGTGGAGGCCATGTTTGTTTATGTACTTGTCCCTTGTAGTCAGTTTGAATATTCATGAAGGGCTCTTCTACTGGTATACCGATTCAAAGGATGGTCCATTCTTTTCTAAG GAAGCAGTTGGTTACATTTTCTCAATTGGTTCGGTTGGTGCACTTTTAGGAGCAATACTCTATCAAAACATCCTAAAGGAGTACCCTTTCAGAAATTTACTTTTCTGGACTCAGTTGCTTTATGCCTTATCAGGAATGCTTGATTTCATGCTTGTGCTACGTATGAACCTGAAAATCGGCATACCAGATTATTTCTTCGTCGTGATTGATGAAAGTGTCTCTCAGATGATCGACAGGCTAAAATGGATGCCATTACTTGTACTCAGCACGAAGCTTTGTCCACGTGGCATTGAAGGAACATTCTTTGCTCTCCTCATGTCTATTGACAATATTGGAGGTTTCTCGTCTTCATGCTTGGTTCATCTGTTGGAAGTTTAA